The region TAATAAACGTTTGACTGAGCAAACCATTCAGCGGCAGCGCGAAATCCTGACTCGTTTGCTGGAGGCAGAGAAGTCTGCGAGAGAACGGGAATTGGACAATAAACGCGAAGCAAAGACAGCTCAGGAAGTCGCGCGCAATGTTCCTCCTTCATTCGAGAGATATATAAAGGCAAAAGAGAAGCATACAGAATTGCTCAAGACCATACCTCCTGCGCTTTCACCGTATTATAAGCAGAAGGTAAACGAGTACTTCAAAAACATAAGCAAATAACCAGCACCTATTTTACACTTAACGATTAATATGAATCAGGTTAAAATTCAGATTCCTTCCCTAATCGAAAACATCAGAGTAATAGAAAGCTTTATCGATAACTCTAAAGATGAGTTTGAGTTTGAAGATGACATCTATGGCAACATCATGGTTGCTGTAACGGAATCTGTAAACAACGCTATTCGCCACGGCAATAAGTTTGATAAAGACAAGAATGTATACTTGACGTTACAGGTAGAGGAGAACAAACTACTTTTTGAGGTGGCCGATGAAGGCCCGGGCTTTGATTACGAGCACCTGCCGGACCCCACCGCCCCTGAGAACCTGGAGAACCCCGGTGGCCGCGGCATCTTCCTGATGCGTAACCTGTGCGACGAGGTTAACTTTCTGGACGAAGGAAAAAAAGTACAACTAATCTTTAATATCCCTATTCCCGAGAATGGATCATCCAATTGAGTTTTTTAGCGAGGATGTAGAGTTTGAGCTAAACAACCCAGAGCAGGTAGCAGAGTGGATTGCCGACATCATTGAACGCCACGAACGAGAGCTCACCAACCTCACCTACATCTTCTGCTCTGATGAGTACCTCCACGAGATCAACGTAGCCTATCTCGACCACGATACGCTAACAGACATCATCACCTTCAATAATGCCGACGAGGAAGGCACTATTGAAGGTGATGTTTTTATTAGCATAGACCGTGTGCACGACAATGCTCAGGACCACGGCA is a window of Pontibacter kalidii DNA encoding:
- a CDS encoding ATP-binding protein; the protein is MNQVKIQIPSLIENIRVIESFIDNSKDEFEFEDDIYGNIMVAVTESVNNAIRHGNKFDKDKNVYLTLQVEENKLLFEVADEGPGFDYEHLPDPTAPENLENPGGRGIFLMRNLCDEVNFLDEGKKVQLIFNIPIPENGSSN
- the ybeY gene encoding rRNA maturation RNase YbeY, whose amino-acid sequence is MDHPIEFFSEDVEFELNNPEQVAEWIADIIERHERELTNLTYIFCSDEYLHEINVAYLDHDTLTDIITFNNADEEGTIEGDVFISIDRVHDNAQDHGTAFEDELHRVIIHGVLHLLGFKDKTEEQEVLMRKEEDSSLSLRKF